Proteins encoded within one genomic window of Sebastes fasciatus isolate fSebFas1 chromosome 18, fSebFas1.pri, whole genome shotgun sequence:
- the LOC141755643 gene encoding hydroperoxide isomerase ALOXE3-like → MAEYKLDVTTGDKQYAGTWDHIYVTLFGTEGQSERTELDNFGTDFTTGTTGNYTVKTNLSLGKLLLVKMEKDPLLFLPEDEWYFSKIVVTTPEGDVILFPCYRWISRGEPVELRGGRAMKVFEEEHPLLTAQREKELTLKKSLYQWKILAEGLPNINHFNHPSEFPADIRFSMCKSAEVVFAQITTGIELKLKGLIGSTKKWESIDDMKKIFWWKKTTMSEYVTEHWKEDDFYGSQFLNGVNPNVIKRCSEIPPNFPVTEEMVKPFLAEGSSLRKEMERGNIFLSDQKRMDGIPPRANDGEPLHVTAGLCLLYLNPENKLMPIAIQLQQQPSEQNPIYLPSDSETDWLLVKMFMKNADSMDHQAVYHLMNVHYLAEVYAVAAYRSFSVIHPLSKLLFPHFRYTLFANNGARKILYGPDGFLTNSSLGNDGLTELMRRAHSETTYSSLCLPENITARGLESIPNFYYRDDGLKLWNIINSFVKAVVEYYYPSDSEVCKDTELQDWISEIFTHGFLGNKASGIPAGFHTVEEVIKFITMVIFTATAQHAAVNSGQFDYSSWMPNAPPLLHKPPPTTKGQSSMKTILEALPDAGETAIFVSLLWVLSNNYTDEVPLGTYPEDRFDEPAPKQMIEKFRAQLSCLTEEITTRNLQLEVPYTYLNPTEIENSVTI, encoded by the exons ATGGCTGAGTACAAGCTAGACGTGACAACAGGTGACAAGCAATATGCAGGAACATGGGACCACATATATGTCACCTTATTTGGAACTGAAGGACAAAGTGAGCGAACTGAGCTGGACAACTTTGGCACCGACTTTACAACTGGGACA ACAGGGAACTACACCGTGAAAACCAATTTGTCCCTGGGGAAACTTCTGCTGGTCAAGATGGAGAAAGATCCTCTTTTGTTTCTCCCAGAAGATGAGTGGTACTTCTCCAAAATAGTGGTGACGACTCCAGAGGGAGATGTCATTCTCTTCCCCTGTTACAGATGGATCTCCAGGGGAGAACCGGTGGAgctgagaggagggagag CCATGAAGGTTTTTGAGGAGGAACATCCCCTGTTGACTGCCCAACGGGAAAAAGAGCTGACACTTAAAAAGAGCTTATACCA aTGGAAGATTTTGGCTGAAGGACTACCCAACATCAACCATTTCAATCATCCGTCTGAGTTCCCAGCTGATATCCGCTTCTCTATGTGCAAATCAGCTGAAGTAGTTTTTGCACAAATAACAAC TGGTATTGAACTCAAGCTTAAGGGGCTGATTGGATCTACTAAAAAATGGGAAAGCATCGACGACATGAAAAAAATCTTCTGGTGGAAAAAGACAACAATGTCAG AGTATGTTACAGAGCACTGGAAGGAAGATGACTTTTATGGATCCCAGTTTCTGAATGGAGTCAACCCTAATGTGATCAAGCGCTGCTCAGAGattccaccaaactttccagtcaCAGAGGAGATGGTGAAGCCATTCCTGGCAGAGGGAAGCTCTCTGAGGAAGGAAATGGAG AGAGGGAATATTTTCCTCTCTGACCAGAAGAGGATGGATGGAATACCCCCTAGAGCCAATGATGGTGAACCTCTGCACGTGACTGCTGGTCTCTGTTTGCTCTACTTGAACCCAGAAAACAAACTGATGCCAATTGCAATACAG TTGCAACAACAACCTTCTGAGCAGAACCCCATCTATCTGCCCAGTGACTCAGAGACTGACTGGCTCCTAGTCAAGATGTTTATGAAAAATGCAGATTCCATGGATCATCAAGCAGTCTATCACCTCATGAATGTTCACTATCTGGCAGAGGTCTATGCAGTTGCCGCTTACCGCAGCTTCTCTGTGATTCATCCCCTCTCCAAG CTGCTGTTTCCACACTTCCGGTACACTCTGTTCGCAAACAATGGAGCCCGCAAAATTCTTTATGGACCTGATGGGTTTCTTACTAAC AGTTCACTTGGAAATGACGGACTGACAGAGCTCATGAGAAGGGCTCACTCTGAAACGACCTACAGCTCCCTCTGTCTGCCAGAGAACATCACTGCACGAGGACTGGAGTCTATCCCCAACTTCTACTACAGAGATGATGGCCTGAAGCTGTGGAACATCATCAACAG CTTTGTGAAGGCAGTAGTGGAGTACTATTATCCCTCAGACAGTGAGGTGTGTAAAGACACTGAGCTGCAGGATTGGATCAGTGAGATATTCACACATGGCTTCTTAGGAAACAAAGCCTCAG GGATTCCAGCAGGCTTTCATACTGTTGAGGAAGTGATCAAGTTCATCACCATGGTGATCTTCACAGCGACAGCTCAACATGCTGCAGTAAACAGTGGGCAG TTTGACTACTCCTCCTGGATGCCCAATGCCCCGCCCCTGCTGCACAAACCTCCTCCAACCACTAAGGGGCAGTCAAGCATGAAGACAATTTTGGAGGCCCTCCCAGATGCTGGAGAGACAGCAATATTTGTGTCATTGCTTTGGGTACTTTCAAACAACTACACTGACGAG GTTCCCTTGGGCACATACCCCGAAGACCGATTCGATGAGCCTGCCCCTAAGCAGATGATTGAGAAATTTCGAGCACAGTTGTCCTGCCTCACTGAAGAAATTACTACAAGAAACTTGCAGCTTGAAGTACCCTACACATACCTGAACCCTACTGAGATAGAGAACAGTGTAACTATTTAA